The nucleotide window gtaaaaaaaaactattttgaatgaaagttttttctttatccACATTATATTAGTACTTTTTTCTCATGACTTTATGTTGTAATACTTTGGATGACATTTTCTCATTATACCTTTTAATTCTCATACCCTcaatattatgactttttaattattaaattatgacaTTATCCATGTAATATTAGGGTTCTCAACTCCAACTTCATTCATATCACAATATTGCTTTTCTTCAATATGGTCCTTATACTCTGTCATACTTTCTCTAATAGTTGTAAGAGTTcgactggttttattttgacagattCCTCCCCGTGCTTCCTGTTCCATCCTGGTGTAGTTCGGGGTCTTTTTACGCAGCGCCCTCCTCCATCCGCCCCGACACGTCTGGAGCCCCTGACACCGACTCACGGTCTGTTCTTCCCCCTCCAACATGGAGGCCTTAGGGGGCTACCCCACCAAGTCCTCCGGCCCCAGAGCCAAGTGGCTGAGGGTGCTACTGAGCATGACGGTGGGTGTGGGCTGCTTGTTCCTTCTGCAGACGCAGCTGCTCAAGCCGAGGAAACCCAAAGACTTCTACTCTTTCGAGGTGAAGGACGCGAAGGGGAGGTCTGTCTCTCTGGAGAAGTACCGAGGAAAAGTAAGTCCACATCATCAATCCCCTCAGGGTTCATCTGAGGGGACCGTGTCCTGGTTAACCACCGTGAGGGGATTTTTATAACAAATCTGTCCTATTTGTCCAATAACCAAACTTTTACGCGCTGCTCCCTCGGTGTCCAGGCGTCTTTGGTTGTAAACGTGGCGAGTCTCAGCGAGCAGACGGAGATGAACTACTTGTCCCTGCAGGAGCTGCACCGGGAGCTGGGCACCTCGCACTTCAACGTGCTGGCCTTCCCCTGCGGCCAGTTCGGGGACACCGAGCCCGGGAGCAGCCGGGACATCGAGGCCTTCGCCAAGTCCACGCACGGGGTCACCTTCCCCTTCTTCAGCAAGATCAAAATTATGGGCTCAGAGGCGGACCCTGCTTTCAGGTTCCtcacaggtcagagagacacCACACATCTGTCCACACATCTGTCCACGGATCTGTCCGCAATTACACGTGTGCACACAAGCTCAACTATTTGGGAGCAAACTGTGAAGTCACTGTGTTTAAAGAAGATTATGATATTATTTGTGGCTACACCAGGTCTCCACCTTATTTTCATATGATCAAGTTATTAATCAGATTCTAAACTACTTTCTATTATCTAGCACATGTGGCCACTAATATTCAGCTCATAATGAAAAGGTGAAGCTGTATTATCGCTTACTGTCtgtgaaaatacacaaagataCATATAAATGTAGAAGAAGTAGATCTCCCCCTTTTATGTTCACTTTactcattttttttcctgaggaGTTCAGTTAATATCAATGCTTATGACTCATTTATGAACTCCTGAGGGATTGTTAGCTCTGGTACTGATTTATAATTactgaatgtttttattgactCTCAATGTTGTGTGGTTTAAATGAATCTAACCAGTGGATATGGTAAATAGCTTTGTTGATTAATTCAGGTATCACTTCAGAGACCCGCCCCCTCATCTATAACTTTAAGATACCTGACACATAACAAGTCTTCAGGATTATTTCGTCCATCTCCTGCTAAAATAACAATTTATCGTGATTTATGGCTCAACTCAAACTTTCCAATGCATCTTTAATGACTCTGTGAAACCATATTGTTTTCCAGATTCTGTGCAGAAAATCCCAAAGTGGAACTTCTGGAAGTTTCTGGTGAATCCCGAGGGGAAAGTTGTCCGCTTCTGGCGAACTGACGAGGCCATGGAGAGCGTCCGGGCGGAGGTCACAGCGCTGGTGCGGGAAATCATCATAAAGAAACGCGTGGAGCTATGACGGAGCTTATTGACACACGGCTGTTTTCATGTCAGTGTTTCCTGAGCTGGATTAATGAGCGGTGGACTGGGAGCTGCTCCAGTGAGTTGGGTTTGGGCGACGTCTTCAGACACATGAGAGACCAAATGATCCACTAGCTTCAGACTCAAATACCATCAGTGTCAAAGCAAAGCACGTCAggatatgtgtgtatatttgtgtgtaatgGGGACCATCCTGCTAATGACAATGATGATGAACACTCCATTTGATGACCACTGCTGCGGCTGAAGAATTTTTAAGTGTTGGATTTGTACACTTTGTTTACTTTGTCTAAGTCTCATCTCTACTTCCCTAATGTTTACATTCCTCTATTTGTTAAGGTGAAGCGTTCCAATTTGGCAATTCTGACTGATTTGAGCCCAGCAAATTGTGAAACATCCATCCAGCAATAAAACGATTTCTGCATTATCTGATTTAGCTG belongs to Platichthys flesus chromosome 3, fPlaFle2.1, whole genome shotgun sequence and includes:
- the gpx8 gene encoding probable glutathione peroxidase 8, which gives rise to MEALGGYPTKSSGPRAKWLRVLLSMTVGVGCLFLLQTQLLKPRKPKDFYSFEVKDAKGRSVSLEKYRGKASLVVNVASLSEQTEMNYLSLQELHRELGTSHFNVLAFPCGQFGDTEPGSSRDIEAFAKSTHGVTFPFFSKIKIMGSEADPAFRFLTDSVQKIPKWNFWKFLVNPEGKVVRFWRTDEAMESVRAEVTALVREIIIKKRVEL